Part of the Ignatzschineria larvae DSM 13226 genome, AAATTTTGTATGTGGCTTGATTGAACCTGGTTTTGCTAATACTTGACCACGTTCAACATCTTCACGTTTAGTACCACGAAGAAGAACACCTACGTTGTCCCCTGCTTGACCTTGATCAAGAAGCTTACGGAACATTTCAACACCAGTACAGGTAGTTTTTTGTGTAGGCCGGATGCCAACGATTTCTAACTCTTCACCAGTCTTAACAACACCAGTCTCAACACGGCCAGTTACAACTGTACCACGACCTGAGATTGAGAATACATCTTCGATTGGCATCAAGAAAGGCTTGTCGATTTGACGCTCTGGAAGTGGAATCCAGCTATCAAGTGCATCAAGTAATTTTTTGATTGCAGGCACACCAATTTCAGACTCATCGCCTTCAATTGCTTTAAGTGCTGAACCTACGATTACTGGAGTATCATCGCCAGGGAATTCATACGCATCAAGAAGTTCACGAACTTCCATCTCAACTAATTCGATCAACTCAGCATCATCTACCATATCTGCTTTATTTAAGAAAACAACAATATATGGAACGCCTACTTGGCGTGATAATAGGATATGCTCACGAGTTTGTGGCATAGGACCATCTGCAGCTGAACAAACAAGGATCGCGCCGTCCATTTGTGCCGCACCAGTGATCATGTTTTTAACATAGTCAGCATGTCCTGGGCAGTCAACGTGTGCATAATGGCGTAATGGTGACTCATATTCTACGTGAGAAGTAGAGATTGTAATACCACGCTCTCTCTCTTCCGGTGCATTATCGATCTGATCATAAGCACGAACATTCGCACCTGAAGATTCATTACCGACTTTAGTTAATGCAGCCGTCAACGTAGTTTTACCATGGTCAACGTGCCCAATTGTACCGACGTTTACGTGCGGCTTATTACGACTAAAAGTTTCCTTTGACATAATATCACTCTTCTAGATTAGATTTAATTACACGGAAGGGGGATGGTGCTCATAACCGGAATTGAACTGGTGACCTCGTCCTTACCAAGGACGCGCTCTACCAACTGAGCTATATGAGCATAAAATGGAGCGGGTGATGGGAATCGAACCCACACAATCAGCTTGGAAGGCTGAGATTCTACCATTGAACTACACCCGCAGAACTCATTTAAAATTGGTGGTGGAGGAAGGATTCGAACCTTCGAAGGCATAGCCGCCAGATTTACAGTCTAGTCCCTTTGACCGCTCGGGAACTCCACCAAAGAAGCTGTTATTATACACCGTGTTTTTTGCCTGTCAATTAAATTTATGTTTATTTTTTATCAACCATAAAACTTAACTTCAAACTATTTGACACCCTCTATTTACCCAGATTATTAAGTGCGTTAATCAGCACTTGATCTTTGTTGTAGATGTCAGCACGGAATGAGATACTATCATCCTTTACTCGCGTTGTCATGTATAAAGTATAGACAGGTATCTTTTTATCTTTTGCCAATCCTACATGTGATTCTTTTGATTGACGAAATGCCGATTTAATTTTTGATTGATTCCACCCGGCTTCCCCCAAAAAGTATTCGGCAAGCTCTTCTGGATTCTCGATTCGCACACAACCAGAACTAAAATCCCTTGATGTACGATTAAAAAGTGATTTAGAAGGTGTGTCATGCAGATAGATCGCATGCTCATTTGGGAACATAAATTTCACACGCCCTAATGAATTGTAGTCACCCGGATCTTGACGTAATTGGAATGGGAAATTATTACGGCTATATTGCGACCAATCTACAGTACCAGGATCGATCTCTTGCCCATTCCTAAAAATTCTAATTTTAGAGCCTGTCAGCGCATAAGGATTACGCTTTAGTCTAGGTAAGAAATCATTCACCGCCATTGAACGGGGAACATGCCAATAAGGACTAAAGACAATATAGCTCATGGGAGACATAAATACCGGTGTTTTGCGCCCTTCCCGCCCTACAACTGTTCGTGCACTAAGAACTGTTTCCCCATCTTTTACTACTTCATAACGAAAGCCCGGAATATCCACAGCAACAAAATGTTCGCCCATACTTTCAGGCATCCAGCGCCAGCGTTCTAAATTAATCTGAATCTGCTGAATACGTTCGGCATTAGAGCGATTCAGCTCAGCAATTGTCTTTTTACCCGCAGCACCATCTGGTTCTAGGAGATGAGTGCGTTGAAAGTCTTTTACTGCTTTTACCATCTGGCTATCATATGTAGCTCCCTCTCCGGCGTTGTATCCTAGATAATTGAGACGATCACGCATCAATTGTACACGTTCTCCTCCCATACCTGGCTTAATAGTGGCACCTTGAGGCACTATCGCCGGTTCCTCACCCTGCTCTTTCAACTTAAAAGCTAATAGCGCCCTTTTAAGATCTTGATATTCCTTATATTGTGGCTCAAGCGCAGCAAATGCAGCACTTATATCATCACTCAACAATATCTGTTGATAGGCATCAGCGACATCAACATTACGCCCCTCTAATAGCCAATCTTTATCCTGCTTCTTAATCTCCGGCACTCCTTGAACAATATCGCGAATATAAGAGAGTCCGGCCTCTGTTAAAAGCGCCATTAATTCAGCTTGATGCGCAGCCACATCCCCACTTTGCAATAGGTTCTCGATACGTCCTACATGATAAAGTTGTGGTAGCAATCCTAAGCCTTCACTCTCTAAAAGTGCGGTATAGAGTGCTTCGCCCTTAGGTGTTAGCCCTTCAACGGTCACTAATACAGTTTCATCAGCAACCATTGGGTCTTGTTGCAGTTTATGGAATTTTTGAAGATCGGCTTTGGCTACACGAGAACTGTAGTTATAACTTTCAGCGGCTTTCGGTGCTTTCTCTGCCCAGAAAGGCGCTTTTGCCCGATAATCAATTACCCGTTCAGGAACTTCAAAAGGCTGGAAGTTTTCAATACCCCCATCATCTCGTTTAGTATGTGCTTGTTTCACACGATCTGATTTCATTTCGTTTTGACTAACCTGTACACTCTTAACGGATGCTGACGTACTAGCTTCTTCCCATTTTGAGGCTCTTTGCTCTTCAGGTATACTTTTAGCGCTCATTTCAAGAGGCGGCACCGAAACTTGTGGCTGCGGTACTTCAATTACAGTAGCAGTTTCAGTTGCAGGTAAGGTATCTATATCCACTTCCCCGCTTAGCACCTGATTGAGAGAAGAGACATTCTCCAAATCAATCTTTACTGTAATAGGCTCTTGCGCTTCAGATGCCGCGAAACTGGCATTCTGAAGTAAAGCAAAAGTTAAACTCACCGCAACAAGGCTTCTTTTCATGCTCAAACTCTCTAAGTTCACTGTAGGATATTATATTGGCCATTCAATATTACTGATCGCCCTATTTCATATAGTCTTATTACTCATAAAATACGGCTCTTAACAACTATTTAGCAAAGTACCATTCATACAAAATAATACGGAATAAAGTTAAATACATACTAATAAATGCTTATTATACAAAAGTTTTTCTAACTACGCTTTAAAGTATGAAGATCATAAGGTGTTTCTTGATAAACACAATAGTTCAACCAATTTGCAAAAAGCATGTTGCCATGAGAACGCCAAGTCACTAATGGCTCATTGTTTGGATCATTATCCCTATAGTAATTTTGCGGGGGATCAATCGCCATTCCTTTAGCCAAATCCCGACGATACTCTTGATCAAGCGTATCAAAATCATACTCTCCATGTCCCATCACATAGACATGTCGAAGATCTCGGTTTGCTACTATATGAACGCCAGCCTCTTCTGATTCTGCCAAAATCATCAAATCAGAATGCTTCTCAATATCTGCTCTACGGACTTCTGTATGTCGGCTATGAGGCGCATTAAAGCGATCATCAAATCCCCGAAGCAGTTTTACTGTTGGCGAATAGATTTGATGGGGGAACACTCCAAACCGTTTCTCCGGCAAATCATATTTATCAATGCCATAACGATAATAGAGCCCCGCTTGCGCCCCCCAACAGATATAGAGTGTTGAAAAGACATTCTGATCTGCCCACTCCATAATTTTTGTTAACTCTTCCCAATATTGTACCGATTCAAAAGGGATTGTTTCCACCGGCGCACCGGTAATGATAAAACCATCAAAGACATCATCTTTGATCTCTTCAAAGGTTCGATAAAAAGCATTCAGGTAGGCTTGATCCGTATTTTTAGGCTGATACGTCTCTGTTGCTAAAAAAACAGGCTCTACTTGCAAAGAAGTATTCCCTAGCACTCGAAGTAGCTGTGTTTCTGTCACTTCTTTCAGTGGCATTAAATTTAATATTGCAATTTTCATTGGGCGAATATCCTGCGTTACCGCACGATTTTCATCCATTACGAAGATATTTTCATTTTGTAAAACTTGATAAGCAGGTAAATTATTAGGGATTTTAACAGGCATTACTGCCTCCTTGTGTATCTATGATAAGCACGATTAAGCCAATACATTGCGCAATATAAATTGATGTTCTTTTTATAAAAAGCTTCAAAATCGCAATAAATTACTAAACAATATATGAGTAAAATGAATTGATAAACCAAATAAAGATAGAACACTTATTGGTAAAGTGAGTTTACTATAAAGTCCTGCCAAACAACTCGGCAAGACCCTATATAAACTCTTACATTGAAGATCAATTTATCTATTCAGATCGCTGTGATTTTGCGAGCGCTTGATCAATATCAGCAATTAAATCATTCACATCTTCAAGTCCTATCGAAAGACGGATGAGCTCCGGTAATACACCTGCTTTCTTCAAACCTTCCTCATCTAATTGTGAATGGGTTGTTCCAGCGGGGTGAATCACCAGGCTTTTCGCATCTGCCACATTCGCTAAAAGTGAGAAGATTTTAAGTGAATCAATAAAGCGGATACTCGCATCTTTCCCACCTTTGACTCCAAAAGTAAAGATCGCGCCTACACCTTTCGGGAAATATTGCTGTGCCCGATCGTGATACGGATTTCCCTCTAAACCGGGATGTTTCACCCAAGCAACTGCCGGATGATTTTGTAAGTATTGCGCAATTTTAAGCGCTGATTCTGTCATTCTCTCAACGCGCAAACTCAATGTTTCAAGTCCAAGTAGAATTAAAAAGGCGTTAAATGGACTAATACAAGCGCCAGTATCGCGAAGTAATTCCACGCGCGCTTTTAAAATATAAGCTTGCTCCCCTAAATCTGCATATTGCAAACCATGATAGGCCGCATCGGGTGTATTAAATCCTGGATAACGGGGATTATCTTTAAAGTTAAAATTGCCATTATCGACAATGGCGCCGCCAATAGACGTACCATGACCACCGATATATTTCGTTAAGGAATGAACCACAACGTTGATCCCATAACGTTTAAGATTAATGAGATAAGGTGTCCCAAAGGTATTATCTACGATAGTGATAATCTTGTATTTCTGTGCAATTGCAACAATTTGCTCAATATCGGGGATATTAATATCAGGATTGCCGATACTTTCAAAAAAGATGGCTTTAGTCTTCTCGTTGATCGCTGCTTCAAGTGCGGTAAAATCTTCCGGCTCAATAAAATGTACTTTGATACCAAATTGAGACTGCAGGCGATTATTAAAGAGCGTATAAGTACCACCGTAAATGGTACTTAGAGTAATAATTTCATCACCCGGCGTTGCCACATTTAAGACCGAATAGAGAATTGCCGCCATCCCTGAGCTTGTAGCAAGCCCCCCTACGCCACCTTCAAGCGCCGCAACACGTTTCTCTAAGACATCAGTTGTAGGATTCATAATACGCGTATAGATATTTCCGGGCTTTGCTAAACCGAAAAGATCCGCTGCATGTTGTGAATCATCAAAAACATAACTTGAGGTTTGATAAATCGGTACAGCACGAGAACGGGTTTCATCCACCGTTTGGCCGCCATGAAGTTGTAGAGTATCGAAACTCCAATTTGAGGTTGTCATTAAAAGAACTCCTAAATTTTATTGGTTACCACAGATCCTCTGCATCATTTAGCCTCTTCATACACATCCAAAAGTATTGACAGCATAAGAGTGCTATTAGATTTTATTGCGATTAAATGATCTTAACCGGATCTGCAAAATAATCACGCTCAGTCCAAAAAATTAGAAACATAAACTGATAGCGCTTAAGAGATAGCTATACCTTAGCCCTAAAGAGAATGCAAATAGTTCGTAGGAAAAAGGATCAGTTTCCTCGATCTTTTACAAAATTGACAAGCTCTTTTTATGCCATCGATAATCTTACATTCTCAAACATAACCTATTGATATTAAATCAATTAAATTATTGTAATAACCACTGCTACCCCCCAATTACTACATCGCCTCATAAATTTTCTGCCCTGCAATATAGGTCGCCCTAATAGCCCTATCATCTCCTAAAATCATCTGCACAAAGAGAGCCTCTTCTAAACTCTCCACGTAACTCATTCGATAACGAATAATCGGCGTTGAATGAAGATCTAATACTGTCAGATCCGCCTCCATTCCCGGTGCGATAGAACCAATTTTATCGGCCAATGATAACGCTTCGGCGGTTCCTTTCGAGGCCAGATAAAAACTATGCAGAGAGGAATAAGGTGCATTATTGAGCTGTGCCGCTTTATACGCCTCATTCATAGTCTGCAATATGGAGAAAGAGGTGCCTGCCCCTACATCTGTGGCGAGCCCCACTTTTACCGGTCGATCTTTCCGTTTTGCTAATTGCACATTAAACGCACCGGAACCTAAGAAGAAATTCGAAGTCGGGCAATGCGCAATCGCCACATTTCGTTCATGTAATCGTTGGAATTCCCGTTCCGTTAAATGCACGCCATGCCCATAGATCGCTCGATCTCGCAGAAGATGAAAGCGCTCATAGACATCTGTATAATCAATGGCATCCGGAAATAAGGACCGTACCCAAGCAATCTCATCCCTATTTTCTGAGACATGAGATTGAATCAAGGTATCGGGAAATTCTTGTGCTAACGCGCCAACCATTTCAAGTTGTGCAACCGTAGATGTAGGCACAAATCTTGGGGTAATCACATATTCTGCTCTCCCCTTTTTATGCCACTTTTCAATTAGCGCTTTCGATTCATCATAAGCGCGCTCCGGCGTATCGAGAAGCGCTTCAGGCGCATTTTGATCCATACAGACTTTGCCGGCCATAATACGCATATTGTATTTCTCTGCCTCTGTAAAGAGCGCCTCTACCGATTCAGGATAGACCGTACAAAAAACAGTGGAAGAGGTTACGCCATTGCGATGTTGCTCCGTCAAGAATATTTTAGCCACTTGATCGGCATAAGCGCGATCTTGAAACTTCTGCTCCGCGACAAAAGTGTAATCATTCAGCCAATCAAGTAGCTGCTGACCATAAGAAGCAATGATCTCTGTCTGTGGATAATGCACATGACTATCGATAAACCCCGGCAAAATCAAACTATCTCGATAATGAGTAATCGCTACAACATCCTCTAAAGGTGCTATTTGTAGCAACAATTGTGAAGCCTCTCCTACAGCCACAATTTTCCCGGCTTTCATCACAATGAGCGCATCGTCTAAATATTGGTATGCCCCGTCAACCCCATATAAAAAAGGATCCCGTTGAAAGCTTAACATCGCCCCACGAAGCCCCGTTATCGGCTCTATACTCTCACCTTTATTGATGGCTTCTCTCATCTCTTGAACGAGAACTTCTAATGATAGTTCTGCCGCTATACTCATCTTCTTCTCACTTATATCCTGATATTTGTACTTGATATTGATACTCTATTCACACACCACAATCTCAACTTATGCTGACCACTTTAAATGCGCAATGGCATAAGGTTCTGCTAAAAGATCACCCGGTTCCGGAATCGTCTCATCAAAAGGGGTAAATCCTCGTTTTTCAAAAAATTGGATTGCCGCTCGATTTTCTTGATACAGATCGAGATACTCTGCCTGATAATGTTCTTGTGCCGCCTTTAAGAGCGCAGATCCGATCCCTTGATGTTGATCACTTGGAAGCACCGCAAATCGCTCGATAGAATCTTCCTCAATGGCAATAAATCCCAATAAGCGTCGGCTCTCTTCATCATAAGCGCCTAGTAAGGTTGTAATTGCCTGCAATAAGGCGGCAGTTTGTGCTTCATCCACCTTATAGAGTGATTTGCCGCAGCGCTGATTAACCGCTTCTACCGCTCTTTTCCAAATTGTCATGAGCTGATCGATCTCAGCATCTGATCGTGCTTCGATCGGCGCTAAGAAAAAAGAAAACGCCTCAGTAGAAGCGTTTGAATGATTATTTTGTTTCATTACGTTCAATTATCTCGTTCTTATTTTTGTTCTAATTCTGATGCTTATTTGATTTTAATGTTTATTATTCTGATATTTATTAATTAGGCTCTTCTACACGCCCAGGTTTAACGGTTTCATCATATTTCTTAGCCACTTTGGAGAATTTACCCACCACAATGGCACAGATATAGGCATAAATCGCACTTAAGACTGCCCCGATCGGTACGACGATTAAAAGCTGATAAGAGAAAGCTTGCAAGCCAAGCATCTGCGCAATCGGCTCATCAATAAAGAGCACAAGACCGATAAAGAGAAGCAGATAGAAGAATGAGAGCACAAATCCGCGTTTCATCGCTGCCATTCTAAAGTGCTGATCGAGAGGTTGCGAGGCAAAAGCGCTCATCCAGAACCCCAACAATAACCCAAGGGGTAAAATGGCCGAGAAAGTGATAATCGAAAATGGCAAGATTTTACTTAATTGCACGGCTTCTCGTACATGCTCTGATGCAAGAGTATGCAGAGCACCAAAGCCGATTAAATACGTAATGAGCATCAAAAGATTAAAGAGATAGAAGAAAGTCAGAATAATTCTGCCCCGTTGATTATCTTTATAAACTTGTTCTGGTTGTGTTGTCATCATAAGCTCCTTTAGAGGTGTAATATCCACAATTTATGTCATAAATGATAGTGTTTTTAATCACCATTTTAATCACCATTAATAACCTATTTATTAATTGAATTTGACAACTATTTTAGCACATTGACATTTAATAACGGGTTTATTCTGTTTGAAAAGCGATTTAAAAATTGTTCCCTGCAACAAAAAGATTCATCGAGCAATAGGCTTTTCGTATCCAATCTCTTTCACTGCCCTAATTCCCCGGAATAAGCTATAATTTCAATACTATCACACGGCAATTGAAGATATTAATAATGAGGAAAGTAAGGTAAACGATGAAGATACTCCATACTGCAGATTGGCATCTAGGCAAATTGATTCATGGTATCTATATGACTGAGGATCAAGGCTTTCTGCTTAAGCAACTGATCGATCATATTGAAAAAGAGCGGCCTGATCTCATTATTATCGCCGGCGATATTTATGATCGTGCCATCCCACCGGTTGAAGCCATTGAACTCTTAAATCATTTCCTCAATCGTGTGACGTTAGAATTCAATATTCCCATTATCGCTATTACCGGCAATCACGATAGCCCCAAACGCTTGCAATTTGGGAATGATTTCCTTCAAGCCAAACAGTGTTACCTTATCACCGAATTAGATCCGGCTTTTAAACCAATCGTACTCTTTGATCAATTTGGCGAGATCCATTTTTATCCTATTCCCTACTTAGAGCCCGCTATTGTTCGCCACACATTGCAAGATCCTTCCATCACCGATCACGATAGTGCACTTCAAGCGATCGTGACCAAAATTGAAGAACAATACGACCCCAATGTTCGAAATGTGCTTATTTTACATGCCTTTGTGACCCATTCCTCCTCCCCAGAGAAACAGACTTCAGATTCAGAAAGACCGCTTTCGATTGGGGGCAGTGAATATGTCTCTGCTGAATATCTCGATATTTTTGATTATGTGGCGCTAGGTCATCTCCACCAAGCTCACTATATTAAAGATCAACGTATCCAATATTCTGGCTCGCTACTCAAATACTCACAATCTGAAGCCAATCATCGCAAAGCTATTTTAGAGATCGAACTCAATCAAAAAGGTGAGCTCACCATTGAAAAATGCTTTTTAACACCTCGGCGCGATCTTCGGGAAGTGAAAGGCTACTTGAAAGAGATTCTGCAAATGACGATGAGTGAGGATTACTATTTTGTTACATTACTCGATGAAACGCCGGTTCTACAGCCGATGGAACAGATTCGTACCGTATTTCCTAATGCAATGCATATCCAGCGTATTCCCCAAAATACGCCATTGTTTCACAAGAAACATTTCGACACTTCGCAAACAACACGAGAAGATGATCTCACCCTATTTAAGGGCTTTTATCGAACACTTCTCGATAAAGAACCTGACCCTGAGACATTACAGATCTTTGCCGATGCGATTCAACATAGCGATAAAATATAAAGGAGAATCGGTATGCGCCCTATCCAATTAACATTAACTGCATTTGGCCCTTATCAAGGGAGAGAAGTGATCGATTTTCGTAAACTTGCACCTCACGATCTCTTTGTGATTTCCGGGAAAACCGGTGCCGGCAAAACATCGATTTTTGATGGCATCTCTTATGCACTCTTTGGGGAAGCGAGCGGTGCTGACCGTAAAGATGCAACCTTGTCACTTCGCAGTGATTTTGCGAGCGATCAAGAGCCGACAACGGCGGAATTGATTTTTGAACTCCGAGGAAAGCAGTATCGTATCTTCCGGCAACTACCTTATCTCAAAAGTGGGAATAAAACACTGACACAAGGTAAAGCAGAGATATATGCACTCAATAATACGGGTGATCAAGATGATCTTTTTGCCGAAACCCCCTTAGTGGAACGGCAAATTCCCAATATGGTTAACCCTAAGATCGAGGCATTACTTGGTTTAAATCGAGATCAATTTAATCAGCTCGTGATGCTTCCTCAGGGGGAATATCAGCGCTTTTTAACCTCTAAAACTGCTGATAAAGAGGCGATTTTACGTACAGTCTTTAATACTGAAAAGTATCAAAATGTCGTTGAAAACCTCAAATTAAAAGCCGATCAGTCACAAAAATCGGTCATCAAACTGCAAGCCCATTATAACTCACTGATTCAATCTATTTATCAACAACTTCCAGTTCGCGAGTCTCCCTTTTTTCAGTTCTTCCAAGAAGAAGCTGAGCTGCAAATCAATAGTTATCAAGCCATTGAAGGTTTAGAAGCAGAGAGCCTCTTTTACCAAGAGAAAGTCAAAGCCATTACCGGCGATATTATGACTCAAAAGCAAAAACTCGATGTGCAGAAACAGACATTACTCAATACCCAAAATATCAATGAGAAATTTCAAGCCTTAGCGAATGCTCAACAAGATTTTGATAACTTAAATGCACAACAAGTAGAGATTAATAGACTGAAAAA contains:
- the tuf gene encoding elongation factor Tu; the encoded protein is MSKETFSRNKPHVNVGTIGHVDHGKTTLTAALTKVGNESSGANVRAYDQIDNAPEERERGITISTSHVEYESPLRHYAHVDCPGHADYVKNMITGAAQMDGAILVCSAADGPMPQTREHILLSRQVGVPYIVVFLNKADMVDDAELIELVEMEVRELLDAYEFPGDDTPVIVGSALKAIEGDESEIGVPAIKKLLDALDSWIPLPERQIDKPFLMPIEDVFSISGRGTVVTGRVETGVVKTGEELEIVGIRPTQKTTCTGVEMFRKLLDQGQAGDNVGVLLRGTKREDVERGQVLAKPGSIKPHTKFEAEVYVLSKEEGGRHTPFFKGYRPQFYFRTTDVTGSVELPEGVEMVMPGDNVKMVVELINPIAMDEGLRFAIREGGRTVGAGVVAKVIA
- a CDS encoding L,D-transpeptidase family protein produces the protein MKRSLVAVSLTFALLQNASFAASEAQEPITVKIDLENVSSLNQVLSGEVDIDTLPATETATVIEVPQPQVSVPPLEMSAKSIPEEQRASKWEEASTSASVKSVQVSQNEMKSDRVKQAHTKRDDGGIENFQPFEVPERVIDYRAKAPFWAEKAPKAAESYNYSSRVAKADLQKFHKLQQDPMVADETVLVTVEGLTPKGEALYTALLESEGLGLLPQLYHVGRIENLLQSGDVAAHQAELMALLTEAGLSYIRDIVQGVPEIKKQDKDWLLEGRNVDVADAYQQILLSDDISAAFAALEPQYKEYQDLKRALLAFKLKEQGEEPAIVPQGATIKPGMGGERVQLMRDRLNYLGYNAGEGATYDSQMVKAVKDFQRTHLLEPDGAAGKKTIAELNRSNAERIQQIQINLERWRWMPESMGEHFVAVDIPGFRYEVVKDGETVLSARTVVGREGRKTPVFMSPMSYIVFSPYWHVPRSMAVNDFLPRLKRNPYALTGSKIRIFRNGQEIDPGTVDWSQYSRNNFPFQLRQDPGDYNSLGRVKFMFPNEHAIYLHDTPSKSLFNRTSRDFSSGCVRIENPEELAEYFLGEAGWNQSKIKSAFRQSKESHVGLAKDKKIPVYTLYMTTRVKDDSISFRADIYNKDQVLINALNNLGK
- the metA gene encoding homoserine O-acetyltransferase MetA, with translation MPVKIPNNLPAYQVLQNENIFVMDENRAVTQDIRPMKIAILNLMPLKEVTETQLLRVLGNTSLQVEPVFLATETYQPKNTDQAYLNAFYRTFEEIKDDVFDGFIITGAPVETIPFESVQYWEELTKIMEWADQNVFSTLYICWGAQAGLYYRYGIDKYDLPEKRFGVFPHQIYSPTVKLLRGFDDRFNAPHSRHTEVRRADIEKHSDLMILAESEEAGVHIVANRDLRHVYVMGHGEYDFDTLDQEYRRDLAKGMAIDPPQNYYRDNDPNNEPLVTWRSHGNMLFANWLNYCVYQETPYDLHTLKRS
- a CDS encoding O-acetylhomoserine aminocarboxypropyltransferase/cysteine synthase family protein; amino-acid sequence: MTTSNWSFDTLQLHGGQTVDETRSRAVPIYQTSSYVFDDSQHAADLFGLAKPGNIYTRIMNPTTDVLEKRVAALEGGVGGLATSSGMAAILYSVLNVATPGDEIITLSTIYGGTYTLFNNRLQSQFGIKVHFIEPEDFTALEAAINEKTKAIFFESIGNPDINIPDIEQIVAIAQKYKIITIVDNTFGTPYLINLKRYGINVVVHSLTKYIGGHGTSIGGAIVDNGNFNFKDNPRYPGFNTPDAAYHGLQYADLGEQAYILKARVELLRDTGACISPFNAFLILLGLETLSLRVERMTESALKIAQYLQNHPAVAWVKHPGLEGNPYHDRAQQYFPKGVGAIFTFGVKGGKDASIRFIDSLKIFSLLANVADAKSLVIHPAGTTHSQLDEEGLKKAGVLPELIRLSIGLEDVNDLIADIDQALAKSQRSE
- the guaD gene encoding guanine deaminase, with the protein product MREAINKGESIEPITGLRGAMLSFQRDPFLYGVDGAYQYLDDALIVMKAGKIVAVGEASQLLLQIAPLEDVVAITHYRDSLILPGFIDSHVHYPQTEIIASYGQQLLDWLNDYTFVAEQKFQDRAYADQVAKIFLTEQHRNGVTSSTVFCTVYPESVEALFTEAEKYNMRIMAGKVCMDQNAPEALLDTPERAYDESKALIEKWHKKGRAEYVITPRFVPTSTVAQLEMVGALAQEFPDTLIQSHVSENRDEIAWVRSLFPDAIDYTDVYERFHLLRDRAIYGHGVHLTEREFQRLHERNVAIAHCPTSNFFLGSGAFNVQLAKRKDRPVKVGLATDVGAGTSFSILQTMNEAYKAAQLNNAPYSSLHSFYLASKGTAEALSLADKIGSIAPGMEADLTVLDLHSTPIIRYRMSYVESLEEALFVQMILGDDRAIRATYIAGQKIYEAM
- a CDS encoding GNAT family N-acetyltransferase — protein: MKQNNHSNASTEAFSFFLAPIEARSDAEIDQLMTIWKRAVEAVNQRCGKSLYKVDEAQTAALLQAITTLLGAYDEESRRLLGFIAIEEDSIERFAVLPSDQHQGIGSALLKAAQEHYQAEYLDLYQENRAAIQFFEKRGFTPFDETIPEPGDLLAEPYAIAHLKWSA
- a CDS encoding exonuclease SbcCD subunit D, whose translation is MKILHTADWHLGKLIHGIYMTEDQGFLLKQLIDHIEKERPDLIIIAGDIYDRAIPPVEAIELLNHFLNRVTLEFNIPIIAITGNHDSPKRLQFGNDFLQAKQCYLITELDPAFKPIVLFDQFGEIHFYPIPYLEPAIVRHTLQDPSITDHDSALQAIVTKIEEQYDPNVRNVLILHAFVTHSSSPEKQTSDSERPLSIGGSEYVSAEYLDIFDYVALGHLHQAHYIKDQRIQYSGSLLKYSQSEANHRKAILEIELNQKGELTIEKCFLTPRRDLREVKGYLKEILQMTMSEDYYFVTLLDETPVLQPMEQIRTVFPNAMHIQRIPQNTPLFHKKHFDTSQTTREDDLTLFKGFYRTLLDKEPDPETLQIFADAIQHSDKI